Within the Marinihelvus fidelis genome, the region GTGTGGAAAAACTCCACCATCGGGAACTGCTCGATCATCGCCTCGGGCACGTTGGCGGAGACCCGCCGGGCCGAATCGATGGCCAGCTCACTGCGCCCCTGCATGGACGATGCCGCCCACAGGAAATGGATGTTGTGCGGGTAGTACAGCGCCGGGTAGAACCCCTGGGCGTTGCACTGGGCGATGTATTCCTCGTCCACCGCGGCGGCGCGGATATTGGCCTCCGAGGCGTCGTCGTAGCGCCCAACGCGCCAGTAGATGTGGGCCGGCATGTGTACCAGGTGGCCGGCGCCGGGCACCAGGTTGGCCAGGCGGTCGGCCGCGGCCTCGGCGCGCTCGGGGCGGTTCGATGCTTCCACGGCGTGGATGTACAGGTGCAGCGCCAGAGGGTGTTCGGGTGAACGTGCCAGCACGGTTTCCAGCACGCCGATGGCTTCCGCTGCCTCCGGTTTCGGCGTGTCGCCGTCCAGCCAGTAGTCCCACGGCATGGTGTTCATGATCGACTCGGCGAACAGGCTGGCGGCGTCGTCGTCCTCGGGGTATTTCTCGTACAGGGCCCGCATGGCCTTGACGTAGGCCTGGTCCAGCGGCTCTCGGTCGGTACCGGGCTCGCCGTTGTAGCGCGTTGCCAGCGCGTCGATGTAGTCGCGCTCGGCTTCGCTGGCGTGATCTTTCAGCGCCTGGGCCTTGCCGATGGCGGAGAAGGCCTGCACGCGGTCCTCGTCCCCCATGATCGCCTTGCCATCACTGGTGACGTTGATGTTCGGCCCCAGCGCCAGCGCCTCGCCCCAGAAGCACATCGCGCATTGCGGGTCGAGCGTCTGCGCCGCACGGAAGGAGCGCACGGACTCGGCGTGGTTGAAGGCGAAATCGATGACCAGGCCCTGGTCGAAATAGCGCTGGGCATCGGCGCTGGCGGTAGTGATGGCGTGGTGGTGGTCGCCCATGCCCTCGAACAGCGGCGCGCCGGCACGTTGTGCCAGTTCGGTGCCGTGGGCGCCGGGGCGGGTGGATGTGCCGTCAGCGGCAGCTATGGCGGACAGAAACGCCAGCGCTGCGGTCATCAGCAGGATATTTGAATTCATGGGTACGGGTCCTGGGCAGGGTTTCAGAACCAGTATAGGCGCTGTCAGCGGTCTTTCCCGCCTTGACTGGTCCCCGAGTCTGAGCGCCGGCGCAGGTCGTCGAGTTTTTCCTTGATGCGGATCTCGAGACCCCGCTCCACCGGTTGGTAATAGTTCGCCGGCTCCATCTCGTCCGGAAAGTAGCGCTCGCCCAGCGCGA harbors:
- a CDS encoding tetratricopeptide repeat protein is translated as MNSNILLMTAALAFLSAIAAADGTSTRPGAHGTELAQRAGAPLFEGMGDHHHAITTASADAQRYFDQGLVIDFAFNHAESVRSFRAAQTLDPQCAMCFWGEALALGPNINVTSDGKAIMGDEDRVQAFSAIGKAQALKDHASEAERDYIDALATRYNGEPGTDREPLDQAYVKAMRALYEKYPEDDDAASLFAESIMNTMPWDYWLDGDTPKPEAAEAIGVLETVLARSPEHPLALHLYIHAVEASNRPERAEAAADRLANLVPGAGHLVHMPAHIYWRVGRYDDASEANIRAAAVDEEYIAQCNAQGFYPALYYPHNIHFLWAASSMQGRSELAIDSARRVSANVPEAMIEQFPMVEFFHTIPLLSLTQFGRWDDILAEPQPRDDFEYSNAIWHYARATAFARKGDLAAARTEEAALAALKDMPDVTFLDTLAYPATQLLDIADALVLGEIAMADGDLDDAIGRFEHAVAVQDQLPYTEPPFWYYPTRHTLGRALLADDQPSRAEAVYRRDLELYPHNGWAMYGLIQSLQAQGKDTAEVQHHFDIAWQKADIELTASQF